From the Prunus dulcis chromosome 4, ALMONDv2, whole genome shotgun sequence genome, one window contains:
- the LOC117625990 gene encoding heavy metal-associated isoprenylated plant protein 28-like, producing the protein MTIVELIVHMDCAGCETKIRKALKKLKGVDAIDVDVNMQKVTVMGWADQKKVLKAVRKTGKRAELWPYPYNPQYHNINNLQYYRQHQPHDHHHDHHHHGYKKRAPIITYDSIPNSSYSYNYYKHGSTSHEHGYYQPPPYSTIFSEQDTAAFSDDNPHACSIM; encoded by the exons ATGACG ATAGTAGAGCTCATAGTGCACATGGATTGTGCTGGCTGCGAGACCAAGATAAGGAAAGCTCTGAAAAAGCTGAAAG GAGTGGATGCTATTGATGTAGACGTCAACATGCAGAAGGTGACTGTAATGGGATGGGctgaccaaaaaaaagtgTTGAAGGCAGTTAGGAAGACTGGAAAGAGAGCTGAGCTTTGGCCTTACCCTTACAATCCACAATACCACAACATCAATAATCTCCAATACTACCGTCAACATCAGCCACACGATCATCATCATGATCATCACCATCATGGCTACAAGAAGCGAGCACCCATCATCACCTATGACTCAATACCTAATTCATCCTACTCCTACAACTACTACAAGCATGGCTCCACAAGTCATGAGCATGGCTACTATCAACCTCCTCCTTACTCCACCATTTTTAGTGAGCAGGACACTGCTGCGTTCAGTGACGATAACCCTCATGCTTGCTCCATAATGTGA
- the LOC117624986 gene encoding UBP1-associated protein 2C-like, with protein sequence MDFTKKRKTELNGTVSLSPTSQSSSLTSEDARKLLQPLTQDQLIDILQNAVVRHPDVLDSVRSVTDKDSTLRKLFIRGLGADTTSDSLRSLFSAFGDLDEAIVIPDKATGKSKGYGFVTFKHADSALLALKEPSKKIDGRVTVTQFAAAGLTASFSNSNSNAADVSARKIYVGSVPFDISSERLLSTFSAYGEIEEGPLGFDKATGKSKGFAFFVYKTEEGARAALVEPIKNIDGHQVACKLAVDNKKSKPGGAQAAPIDNSGVPPPQSSMPPGLYQGPPPHQQGPYSGYPGGHQPLPGLPGNSFGARYNANLGGAYGLPPPGEFTARLPPSSIGMGHGGYSDGPHYGLGASMGLPSQHQQPPPVPRVPPGGLYQGMPPYY encoded by the coding sequence ATGGACTTCACGAAGAAGCGCAAAACTGAGCTGAACGGCACCGTATCACTATCTCCAACTTCCCAATCGAGTTCTCTCACCTCAGAAGACGCCCGCAAGCTCCTCCAACCCTTGACCCAGGACCAGCTCATCGACATCCTCCAAAACGCCGTCGTCCGCCACCCCGACGTCCTCGACTCCGTCCGCTCCGTCACCGACAAAGACTCTACCCTCCGGAAACTCTTCATCCGCGGCCTAGGCGCTGACACCACCTCCGACTCCCTCCGCTCTCTCTTCTCCGCCTTCGGCGACCTCGACGAGGCCATCGTAATTCCCGACAAGGCCACCGGAAAATCCAAAGGCTACGGCTTCGTCACGTTCAAGCACGCCGACTCGGCCCTTCTCGCTCTCAAAGAACCGAGCAAGAAAATCGATGGTAGAGTCACTGTGACGCAATTCGCCGCTGCCGGCTTGACGGCGTCGTTTAGCAACAGCAACTCTAACGCCGCCGATGTCTCCGCCAGGAAGATTTACGTGGGAAGCGTACCGTTTGATATCTCTTCGGAGAGACTGTTGTCGACTTTCTCGGCGTACGGAGAGATTGAGGAAGGACCGCTAGGGTTCGATAAGGCCACCGGAAAATCAAAGGGGTTTGCTTTCTTTGTGTACAAGACTGAGGAGGGTGCCAGGGCTGCACTTGTTGAACCCATAAAGAACATCGACGGTCATCAGGTGGCTTGCAAATTGGCGGTGGACAACAAGAAGAGCAAACCTGGTGGGGCCCAAGCAGCTCCTATTGATAACTCCGGCGTCCCTCCACCGCAATCTTCGATGCCACCGGGGTTGTATCAGGGCCCGCCGCCGCATCAGCAGGGTCCATATTCTGGTTATCCTGGCGGGCATCAGCCTTTGCCTGGGCTGCCTGGTAATAGTTTCGGTGCTAGGTATAATGCCAATTTGGGAGGTGCATATGGTTTGCCGCCTCCAGGTGAATTCACAGCTCGGTTGCCGCCAAGTTCTATAGGAATGGGTCATGGAGGGTATTCGGATGGTCCGCATTATGGTTTAGGAGCATCCATGGGGCTTCCTTCTCAGCATCAGCAGCCTCCTCCTGTACCTAGAGTCCCGCCTGGTGGACTTTACCAGGGCATGCCACCATACTACTGA
- the LOC117624210 gene encoding uncharacterized protein At5g01610-like produces MAEKEGGIVKKGHEEGLALATALLQEFDLPLGLLPLADVIEVGFVRSTGYMWILQKKKVEHSFKLISKLVSYDTEIKGYIENKRIKKLKGVKAKELMLWPPVSEIIVDQPTGKINFKSLAGITKTFPVEAFAAGQ; encoded by the coding sequence ATGGCAGAGAAGGAAGGAGGAATTGTCAAGAAGGGCCATGAAGAGGGACTGGCATTGGCAACTGCTCTGCTCCAGGAGTTTGATCTTCCTCTAGGGCTCTTGCCCCTTGCCGATGTGATCGAAGTGGGCTTTGTGAGGAGCACCGGCTACATGTGGATCCTCCAGAAGAAGAAGGTTGAACACAGCTTCAAATTGATCAGTAAGCTTGTGAGTTATGACACTGAAATTAAAGGCTACATTGAAAACAAGAGAATTAAGAAGCTCAAGGGAGTGAAGGCTAAGGAGCTCATGCTCTGGCCTCCAGTCAGCGAAATCATCGTTGATCAGCCAACCGGAAAAATCAACTTCAAAAGCCTTGCCGGCATTACTAAGACTTTTCCAGTTGAGGCATTTGCTGCCGGCCAGTAG
- the LOC117623840 gene encoding plant-specific TFIIB-related protein PTF2 has protein sequence MPICNSCKGKTFIRDDVTNNLACSTCGRLQEYDNLVDQYGGINGPTGTFVSVGTTGSGNVYSYKETKIYEARKLIDDVSLRLGFSPSESDDVKRMVATITEGEYGQGNWFNVFVGACSYVGMRRDNKSLPISEVASVIGSDAYELGRMIMRVVNFLDLKKPNFPEFDIVNLFERTLRNSHSFADVEGDKVQRMKKQGIFLIHCAMKWFLTTGRRPLPIVAAVLVLVAELNGISIRIEELAKEIHAVVHTSRLRYRELLQALVKVAQALPWGKDITVKNVVKNAPFVIQYMERKAMSKPSKKKDSEGGVGLDLGDVVRDCLRKDIGDGTDMMSFEDDSETEMEKLKLAHQSWYFEAEDGGCALSVDNVDKLKLSHECLSMMYSKFLDEVGNVKSSGGLKEVRERKKRRGFELHACTEWWNGKSALSRRLLLKEILEKDVGLDVVPPSFVNGCVTVKKRRDKINAAKLRIDKIMHPLNAHSGDSIDTCTSEDVHTTKKRKRALGIDWEDLIIETLLLHRVKEEEIEKGWYNVLLELHVFNSGIV, from the coding sequence ATGCCCATCTGCAACAGTTGCAAGGGCAAGACCTTCATCCGCGACGACGTCACAAACAACCTCGCCTGCTCCACCTGCGGACGGCTCCAAGAGTACGACAATTTGGTCGACCAGTACGGCGGCATCAACGGCCCCACCGGCACCTTCGTTTCCGTCGGCACCACTGGCAGCGGCAACGTTTACAGCTACAAAGAGACCAAAATCTACGAGGCAAGAAAGCTCATCGACGATGTGTCGCTTAGGCTGGGATTTTCGCCCTCCGAATCCGACGACGTCAAGAGAATGGTCGCGACAATCACCGAAGGTGAGTACGGCCAAGGTAATTGGTTCAATGTTTTCGTTGGTGCTTGCTCCTATGTTGGCATGAGAAGAGATAACAAGTCCTTGCCGATCTCCGAGGTTGCTTCGGTGATCGGCTCCGATGCCTATGAACTTGGTAGGATGATCATGCGGGTTGTTAATTTCCTCGATTTgaaaaaacccaattttccAGAATTCGATATTGTCAACTTGTTCGAGCGGACGCTTAGGAATTCACATAGTTTCGCTGATGTTGAAGGGGATAAGGTGCAGAGAATGAAAAAACAGGGCATATTTTTGATACATTGTGCCATGAAGTGGTTCTTGACCACCGGGCGTAGGCCGCTTCCAATTGTGGCGGCGGTGTTGGTGCTCGTGGCGGAGTTGAATGGTATTAGCATTAGGATTGAGGAATTGGCTAAGGAAATCCATGCCGTTGTACATACTAGTAGGTTGAGGTATAGGGAGCTTTTACAGGCGCTTGTGAAGGTTGCACAAGCCTTGCCATGGGGGAAGGATATTACAGTTAAGAATGTGGTTAAGAATGCCCCGTTTGTGATTCAGTATATGGAAAGGAAGGCGATGTCAAAGCCGAGTAAGAAGAAGGATTCGGAGGGCGGTGTTGGGTTAGATTTGGGAGATGTTGTTAGAGATTGTTTGAGGAAAGATATTGGAGATGGGACTGATATGATGTCCTTTGAAGATGATTCTGAAACAGAAATGGAAAAGTTAAAGCTTGCACACCAGTCTTGGTATTTTGAGGCAGAAGATGGTGGGTGCGCATTGAGTGTTGACAATGTGGATAAGCTGAAGCTTTCACATGAATGCTTATCCATGATGTACTCAAAGTTTTTGGATGAGGTTGGGAATGTTAAGTCGTCTGGGGGGTTAAAAGAGGTTCgtgaaaggaaaaagaggcgGGGTTTTGAGCTCCATGCTTGTACAGAGTGGTGGAATGGAAAGTCTGCATTGAGCAGGAGGCTTCTACTTAAGGAGATATTGGAGAAAGATGTAGGATTGGATGTTGTGCCCCCATCTTTTGTTAATGGTTGCGTGACTGTAAAGAAGAGGAGAGACAAGATAAATGCTGCCAAGCTGCGTATTGATAAAATTATGCATCCATTAAATGCTCATTCAGGTGACAGTATCGATACTTGCACTTCTGAAGATGTACATACTacgaagaagagaaagagagcactTGGTATTGATTGGGAAGATTTAATTATtgaaactcttctccttcatcGAGTAAAAGAGGAGGAAATTGAGAAGGGGTGGTACAATGTCTTACTGGAATTACATGTGTTCAACTCTGGGATTGTGTGA
- the LOC117624209 gene encoding uncharacterized protein LOC117624209 → MAEKEGGIIKKGHEEGLGLATALLQEFELPLGLLPLADVIEVGFVRSTGYMWILQKKKVEHSFKLISKLVSYDSEIKGYIEKKRIKKLKGVKAKELMLWPPVSEITADEQPTGKIHFKSLAGITKTFPVDAFAAGQ, encoded by the coding sequence ATGGCAGAGAAGGAAGGAGGAATCATCAAGAAGGGCCATGAAGAGGGACTGGGGTTGGCGACTGCGCTGCTGCAAGAGTTTGAACTTCCACTTGGGCTTTTGCCCCTGGCCGATGTGATTGAAGTCGGGTTTGTGAGGAGCACTGGCTACATGTGGATcctccaaaagaagaaagtcgAACACAGCTTCAAATTGATCAGTAAGCTTGTGAGTTATGACTCTGAAATTAAAGGCTATATTGAAAAGAAGAGGATTAAGAAGCTCAAGGGAGTGAAGGCCAAGGAACTCATGCTCTGGCCACCAGTCAGTGAAATAACTGCTGATGAACAGCCCACTGGAAAGATTCACTTCAAGAGCCTCGCTGGCATCACCAAGACTTTTCCGGTTGATGCATTTGCTGCTGGGCAGTAA
- the LOC117625899 gene encoding U-box domain-containing protein 7, translating to MSDSNSTATSSSASPIWLYSYTKLRFFNRIRRFLRSKNARKRPTPSDHFDTSSSRPANVISNNNEATMAGQVLEKQSGDDHEDDVLGLQRAVKKLHFGVCWEERELAAMEVGTLAKEDVKVRKLVGGLGVIPVLVSMAASEVVARRRAAVSALIELANGTYTNKALMAEAGIFSKLPKDINILDEPTRHQFAELLFLLSSLANTQFPLSSLETLPFLVGIIESGTSSIETKETCLGALYNLSTILDNAGNLVSNGVVEALLNLSSIKELSEKALATLGNLVVTLMGKKAMENSAAVPESLIEILTWEDKPKCQELSSYILMILAHQSSDQRVKMADSGIVPILLEVALLGSSLAQKRALKLLQWFKDERQAKMGPHSGPQTARFAIGSPLGSPVNPREAQQGKKMMKNLVKQSLYKNMEMITRRASASGDSSKLKSLIISTSSKSLPY from the exons ATGTCTGATTCTAATTCTACTGCTAcctcttcttctgcttctccTATATGGTTATATTCTTACACCAAGCTTCGGTTTTTCAATCGAATCCGACGCTTCCTGCGCTCCAAAAACGCCCGCAAGCGCCCCACGCCGTCTGATCACTTCGACACATCGTCATCAAGACCCGCCAATGTTATAAGCAATAACAACGAAGCAACAATGGCAGGGCAAGTTTTGGAGAAGCAGAGTGGCGATGATCATGAGGATGATGTGTTGGGGTTGCAGAGAGCGGTGAAGAAGCTTCACTTTGGAGTTTGTTGGGAAGAGAGGGAGTTGGCGGCTATGGAGGTTGGGACGTTGGCTAAAGAAGATGTCAAGGTCAGGAAGTTGGTCGGTGGGCTTGGTGTTATACCGGTTTTGGTGTCCATGGCGGCTTCCGAGGTAGTTGCCCGGCGACGAGCGGCGGTGTCCGCCTTGATTGAGCTTGCTAATGGAACTTACAC GAACAAGGCTCTCATGGCGGAGGCAGGAATATTCTCCAAGCTACCAAAAGACATCAACATTCTTGATGAGCCAACAAGGCACCAATTTGCAGAGCTGCTCTTCTTGTTGTCCTCACTTGCAAATACCCAATTTCCTCTGTCCTCTTTAGAAACTCTCCCATTTCTCGTTGGCATTATTGAGTCAGGAACTTCAAGCATTGAAACCAAAGAGACGTGTTTGGGTGCTTTGTACAACCTCTCCACCATTCTGGACAATGCAGGCAATTTGGTCTCCAATGGGGTGGTGGAGGCTCTGTTGAATTTGTCCTCCATCAAAGAGCTTTCTGAGAAAGCTCTAGCCACATTGGGGAATTTGGTTGTGACCCTAATGGGAAAGAAGGCTATGGAGAATAGCGCAGCGGTGCCGGAGAGCTTGATAGAGATTTTGACATGGGAGGACAAACCCAAATGCCAGGAGCTGTCTTCCTACATTCTAATGATTTTAGCTCATCAAAGCTCAGATCAAAGAGTTAAAATGGCCGACTCAGGAATTGTGCCTATACTTCTTGAAGTGGCCTTATTGGGGAGCTCTTTAGCTCAGAAGAGAGCACTAAAACTATTGCAATGGTTCAAGGATGAGAGGCAAGCCAAAATGGGCCCACATTCTGGGCCCCAGACAGCAAGATTTGCAATTGGGTCCCCACTTGGCTCACCTGTAAACCCAAGAGAGGCTCAACAAgggaagaaaatgatgaagaatTTGGTGAAGCAGAGTCTTTACAAGAACATGGAAATGATAACAAGGAGGGCCAGTGCTTCTGGGGACTCATCTAAGCTCAAGTCTCTGATTATCAGCACAAGCTCTAAGAGTTTGCCTTACTAA